A segment of the Candidatus Sumerlaea chitinivorans genome:
ACGCGCGGTGAACTCACGTTGATGTTGGATCGCCTGTTTGATCCGTTCCGCAATTTACCCGTGACATAAGCACGCAAGGGATTCGCGCGCACATGCCTCCGCCCACGTGGTCTTGGAGGATTGTTACTTTCATATTATTATTGAATATTTGGCCAAATTGCCAAATATGTTTTTCTCAAACGTTTATTGATTAGCCGTAGGACGCAAGAATATGGAACGAGACGACAACCGGACAGCACGCCAACGCAACGCTCGACGTAGCAGGAGGACACATGCGCGCCTGCGTTCATGCTGCACGGCTGTTTCCTCCTCGGCCGGCACGGCGAGTTGCGCCGCCAATGAGGCGGTGGGAGCCATTCCACGCCTGACGCCGGCGCATGCTCAGCGATATCGCTTACGGGCTGCCATCCTTAAAGCCCTTGCCCATCCCACACGGCTCTATCTTGCGGATGTCCTTTCGAAGCAGGAAATGTGCGTGTGCGATCTCACCGATCTCGTGGGGTTGGATATTTCGACTGTCTCAAAGCATCTGGCTGTGCTGCGCAATGCTGGATTGGTGGCGGATCGAAGGGATGGAACTCAGATCTTCTACCGCCTCGTGGCTCCCTGCGTCTTACGGATCTTTGACTGCGTTGAAGAAGCCATTCGCGAACAAATCCAACAGCGCATGGGGGTACTGCATGAGTGAGGTCCCTGTATCAAACGAGAGTACCCCTCTGATTCCAGATCAAAACGAAAAGACCCACTCGATTGGCGATACGATTCGCGTTCTCTGGGAAGAGGCAAAAGACTTTGAGTGGAAGTGGTTGTTAGGTCTGTTGGCGCTATTCCTTGGCGCATTCTACCTGCCGGTCGGCGTACCGCGGTTTGATAACGCGGTCAGCGAGTCGCTTCATCTCGTGAAATGGTATGCACGCGAACATGTGCTGTTGTGTCTCGTTCCCGCTTTCTTCATTGCAGGAGCCATCAGCGTGTTTGTGAGCCAGGCTTCCGTGATGAAATACTTGGGGGCGAACGCTCCAAAAGCGCTTGCCTACGGGGTCGCCTCCGTTTCCGGGACCATTTTGGCCGTTTGCTCCTGCACTGTGCTGCCGCTCTTTGCGGGAATCTATCGGATGGGGGCGGGGCTTGGACCCGCCATCGCCTTTCTCTACTCAGGCCCTGCCATCAATGTTTTAGCGATCGTGCTCACCGCCCGCATTTTGGGACTGGAATTAGGAGCTGTCCGCACCATCGGTGCGGTTGTGCTGAGCATTCTTGTGGGCCTGCTGATGCATCTAATTTACAGAAAAGAAGAGACTCAGAAGGCAGCGGTTCAGGCGGCAATGCCAGAACCGGAGGTGCTGCGTCGCCTGTGGCAAAATGTGGTTTTCATGGCATCAATGGTGGGAGTGCTAGTGTTTGCAAACTGGGGAGACCCGAAAGGCACCTCCGGCTTCTTCTCCCAAATTTACGCGGTGAAGTGGATTCTAACGGCTGTGAGTGCCGTGGTCTTAGCGGGGGCGTTGGTCTTGTGGTTTGGGGCTCAGCCCGGCTGGGTTTTGGGCGGCGCCGCGGTAACGCTTCTCTCCGCCCTCCTGTTCCGTTATGAGCCGATGGTGCCTTTTGTGGTTGGGACGGTCGCTCTTGTCCTTGTTTGCGTGACAGGTACGGACGAACTCCGTGAATGGGCGGTCGCCACATGGACCTTTGCAAAACAGATTATTCCGCTTCTTTTCGCTGGTGTCTTTGTTGCCGGTTTGCTTCTGGGGCGGCCGGGGCACGAGGGACTCATCCCCAACGCGTGGGTTTCAAGCGCCGTCGGCGGCAATAGCCTGCTTGCAAATTTCTTCGCTTCGATCGCGGGTGCGTTCATGTACTTTGCGACACTCACGGAGGTTCCAATTCTGCAAGGACTATTAGGGAGCGGCATGGGCAAGGGGCCTGCGCTCGCACTTTTGTTGGCTGGCCCAGCATTGTCGCTGCCAAGCATGCTGGTGCTGCGGGCCGTTATGGGACTGCGCAAGACGGTCGTTTACGTAGTAATTGTCGTCCTGATCTCTACGCTTGCAGGGGTGATCTATGGAAGTCTGGGATGATTTTCCCTCACTCTCCACCAGACAACGATCATCCAAACACAAAAAGTCTGCCAACAATTTGAAAAACATAGATTAGGAGGTTCACAAGATGAAGAGGATCCAGATCCTTGGCACGGGATGCCCAAAGTGCAAGAAGCTCGCGGAGACTGCGGAGACGGCAGCTCGCGAGCTCGGGATTGAATTCGAAATTCAGAAGGTCACCGACATCAACGAGATTCTCGGCTTTGGTGTCATGGCTACCCCAGCACTTGTTGTGGATGGGGCGGTCAAAGTTGCCGGCAAAGTCCCAACCGTCGAAGAAGTGAAAAAGCTTTTGGCCTAACTAAACAATGGAGACACAATATGCGTATGCGGCATCCCCTAACAATGCTTTTACCGGCACTTGGGATCCTGATGCTGGCTGCGGTGGGGACCACGCTGGCAAAGCCTGCCGCAAATGATTCAGTCACGACAGCCAGCGGGAGTGGTAAAGCGAACTCGGCTGAGCAAACTAAGCTCGTTGTCTACTACTTTCACGGGAATGTGCGGTGCGTCAATTGCGTGAACTTTGAGAAGTTCACGGACGAGTTGATGCGCACCGTCTATGCCGATGCGATCAAACAAGGCAAGATTGAATGGAAGATCGTGAACTTTGACGAGCCACAGAACGAGCATTTTATAAACGATTATCAGCTATTCACCAAATCGCTCGTGCTCGTACCGATGAAAAACGGGAAGCAGCAGGCGTTTAAGAACCTCACTGGGATTTGGCAGACGGCGGGGAGCAAGGAGAAATTTCAAGCCTACGTTCGCAGCGAAATTGACGCGATGCTTCAAAAGGCAAAGTGAAGCCAATGGAGACGGGAATCTGGGTATCGCTCCTCAGCGCTCTGTGGTTCGGGATTTTGACTTCGATTAGTCCGTGTCCGCTTGCTACGAACATCGCAGCAATCTCCTACATCGCGAAAGAGGCACATCGGCCTGCGGCGGTGCTGACACGGGCACTTCTCTATGCGGTGGGGCGCTTGGCAGCCTACGTTATCTTGGCTGTGATCGTGGTCACTGGGCTTCTAAGCGTTCCGCCCGTTGCCCGTTTCCTCGAGCGGAACATGAATTTGATCATTGGGCCCCTTCTCATTCTCGTTGCGCTGTTTCTCTTTGATGTTATCCAGTTCATGGTGCCTTCTGTCGGGGCTGGTGTGGCACTTCAAAATTTCGTAAAAAAAGCTCGTTGGCTTGGGCCGCTTATTTTGGGCTTTGTGTTTGCTCTGACCTTTTGTCCCGTCTCCGCTGGCCTGTTTTTCGGTAGCTTGATTCCTTTGGCGGTTCAGTCCGAATCGCGGTTGCTCGTGCCAGGGATTTACGGTGTCGGCACCGCCCTGCCGGTTGCGGGGTTCGCGGTGATCCTATCGCTGGGGGTCGCTACGGTGGCGAGTGCCTTCCAAACGATCACTAAAGTTGAATTCTGGGCCCGCAGAATCACGGGTGCCATTTTTGTCCTGGCAGGCATTTACCTGATCATACGTAACTGGCCGCTTTACGTTCAGTTGTTTACTCGCTGAGGAGGCTCCCCACGAGCTATCAACACACTTTGGAGGAAAAGGAAAACTCTCATGTCGTGTTGCTGCAATCCGGGAGTTAGAATTCGCTATTACGCAGTATGCGCCTGCTCAGGGGCGTCGGATACGGGACAAATTGGAGACCGAGCCGCGCGCCAGCTCGCTGAGGAAAAGATTGCAAAGATGTCGTGTACCGTGGCCATCGCAGTGGGGGATCAGGAAATCATGGACTGGACAGTGGCTGCGACCGCGGTCGTGGCAATTGACGGTTGCGAGAAGGACTGCTCGCGCAAGGTGTTGGAAAGCCGCGGATTTACGGATATTGCGCACGTGCGGGTAACTGATCTTGGGATGGTGAAGGGCAAGACTCCTGTGACGGAGGAAGCGATCGCTCGTGTCGTAGCCGCAACCCGCGAACGTTTGGGCAAGTAACGTCACCCTCCTGCGCTGAGGAGTCGCTTCACCTAAATGGCGGGTTCGCGCAACATTGAAACGCGCAATAGCTTAAGCAGGGAAGGCTGGCGGAGAGGGGGGGATTCGAACCCCCGCATGAGGTTTTCCCCCATGGACGGTTTAGCAAACCGCTGCCTTCAGCCACTCGGCCACCTCTCCGTCATTGCGGGCTAAACCTGGTGCAATTTACGGAATTGCACGTCAAGTATTCAATCGCTGAAAGCTCTTGTGACCACGGTTGCGCTACATGTAAATTTCAGGTTGAGTGTGGCAAGGGAATTCTCCCTTACTTGCAAAGCGTTACAACAGAGCTGAGAGCAAGGAACCTTGGCTACGGACGACACACAAGCGCAATTCGAGAAGTTGAGCGACGAGCACTACGCGCGGTTCACCACACTGATTCGCGCAGCGGTGGCCGAGGGGGCCAGCGATGTGCATTTGAGGGCGGGAGAACGTCCACGGGTGCGCATCGATGGCGAACTTTACGAAGTTGAGGGGCCAATCGTCACCGAGGAAAGTCTGAGGTCGTTCCTCTACGCTCTTTTGGGGCCGGACCAAATCGAGCGTTTTGAGCGCACTCACGAGTTGGACTTTGCCCACACGTTTCCGGGGGTCACGCGCTCGCGTTTCAATTTGTACGTTCAGCAAGGCAAACTTTGCGCCTCGACCCGCCTGATCCCTGAAGTCGTGCCTACGATGGAGCAGATTCAGCTGCCGCCCGTGGTGTACAACTTCGTGAATCTTCCCGCGGGGCTCGTGCTTGTGACGGGGCCAACTGGTTCTGGAAAATCCACTACGTTGGCGGCGATGATTGATTACATCAACACACACCGCCGGACCCACATCCTCACCATTGAGGATCCGATTGAGTACGTCTTCCAGCAAAAGCGCTCCATGGTGAGCCAGCGCGAGATGAGTTTGGACACTCTAAGTTACCACCATGCGCTGCGCCACGCCTTCCGCCAAGATCCCGACGTGGTGATGATTGGCGAAATGCGCGACCTTGAGACAATGCAGGCAGCCATCACGCTTGCCGAAACAGGGCATTTGACCTTTAGCACGCTGCACACCACGGAGGCCGCCACGACGATCAATCGCATCATTGACTCCTTCCCACCCCATCAGCAGGCGCAGGTGCGGGCGCAGTTGGCCGTCTCGCTGCAAGGCATCATCTCGCAGAAACTTGTGCCTCTCAAAGACAGACGGGGCCGAATCGCGGCGCGCGAAATCTTGGTTTGCAATCGAGCCGTGCGCAATCTGTTGCGTGAAGGCAAGGTGCCCCAGATTTTCTCGGCCATTCAGACCGGCGTCGAGGATGGCATGATTACGATGAACGCTTCTCTCGGCGAGCTCTACCGTCAGGGCCTGATTAGCTACGAAACCGCACTCAAGAACTCACCCGATCGGCGGGAGTTCGTGCAAAAGTACGGCAACGGCTGAACACACGATATCCTGGTAAGGCAAGCCGTACCTGCATAAGACCATGTGGGCACAATCTGGAGATAACTTTTTTGGGACCCCACCGCTCGCCCAATAAATCGCCACTTCCTGAGGGAGGGTTGTGCATCGGAAACGCCCATGAATGGGCGTTCGCAACCTTCTGTTCAAGCGTTCAAGTGCTGATGGCACTCGACAACTTGGGCAGGAAGTCCACCCCGACCCAAATGTCACTCTTGCTGAGTTGATGTGGTATCCCCTAAATCTAATGTGGGCAGGTGGGATGCAAACTGATGAATGAAAGCCTCCTGCTCACTCGTTTCAATGGACCCTGGGCGCAATTGCCGAACACGCCGAATAGCGTCCTCTGGCGAGACTCCTTCCGACACAAGGAAAACAGCTAACATCGTGCCCGTCCGGCCGAAACCGGCGCGGCAATGGACAACCACGGGATTCCCCTGTGCACGTTGACGACGCACGAATCGCACAAAGTTGCATGCTTGCTCAAGCGTAGGAACGCCGAAATCGGGCATCGGCAAGTGCAGATACTGAAAGCCGTACTCAGCCAGCAAATGGAGCGGTAACCCCTCTTCGTCCAGCGACACAATTGCGCGAATCCCGTTCGCGTGCAGTTCGCACAGCGACTCATGCGTCTGACCAAATGAAGCCGGATGGGCGCATCCCGCAAGGACACCCTCGATCAAATAGCTGAAATTTGAGAGCACGCTGCACCACCACCCTTGTGCGACATCAGGGGCGGCTTAGCCGTTTGCCTTTAGGCCTTGGCACAGAAACGATCGAACGCCGCAATGAGATCACTGGCGATCGCATCTGCGTCGCGCCCCTCGATGTTATGACGTTCAAGCATGAAAAGGACTTCGCCATTGCGAAGCAAGGCAATTTGCGGGGACGAGGGGGCATAGCCGACAAAATAGCTCCGGGCGCGCTCAACCGCTTCGCGGTCCACTCCGGCGAACACCGTGACGACGCGATCGGGCAAGGTGGAATGACGAAGCGCTTTTGCCACAGCGGGACGCGCTCCTCCGGCCGCGCAGCCGCAAACGGAATTCACAACGACGAGAACCGTGGTGTCGGGCAAACCAAGTACTGCGTCTACTTGCTCAGGGGTCCGCAGGTCTTCTACCCCAAGGGCGGTGAGCTCTGCACGCATCGGTTCCGTAATTTCTGGGGGATACATCGGGGCCATTCGGAAGAAACTGCTCATAATTCGTCGGTCCTCTCAGATCGTTCTTGAACTGGAATAGAGTACTAATTCAGTCCATTATTATTTCGTCCCATGTTTTCCATTCCGCGGTCAAGAACTTCCATTTGCTGTTTTTTGGGGGAAGCATACGGGGTTGCCCTGAACCCACGAAGGGCGCAAGCAGATCGATAGGCTTTGGGGCCCGCGACAAGAAATTCGTTCGTTCGCCCAATCGTCTCGCGGTGGTTGGGTGTGCCTGAGTTTTTTCCCACCGTCCAATCACGAAACTTCAGGAATAAGGAATGACTCCCCTAGCGAACACAAATTGAACGCGCCCACGCAAAGCGCCTGAAGCTTGATTTGTGGGCCCGGTCGTGCGTGCATCGTGGACGAATGAAATCCGACACGAACGCATACGAAGTCAACCGGCACACGCGGGTCCTGCGGCTGATGGAGCTGCTACTCCTCTTGCTGTGGGCTGGCGGACTCCTGAAACCCGAATTAGCTTACCCAGTCCACGGCCTCACCAACAATCTCGCGCTCGCCATTGTTTGCGCAGTGCTTCCCTTCCTTGTGGCGAAAGATCCTAATTGGAGCAGGCATGCGAGGCTCCCGCTCATCTTCTTCTGCGGATTTATCGGGTGGCTGACGGTGCGCTGGGCAGCTTCTGGTTTTCCTGCCGTCGGTCGCGAGAATTTTTCGACACAACTTGAGTGGTGTGCCTACACCTACGTCGCCTTTTGCCTGATGCTGGCTTCCGGCGCGGCTAACAAGTCGTCCGAAAGTGAGACTGGACCACGATCGTTCAATGCTATCTTTTTTTCTCTGCTGAGTGTGCTCGGTACTGGGTTCGCCCTCCATGCGATCTTTCAGTACCTGTTTCTGTATGACGAACACCTGCGAGCCCTTCTCGCGGATATTGGAAATCGTGCCCCGACTCCGCTCGAGCGAGGGCTCATTCATCATTTTCGCATCAAACGCGTGGCGTCGGTTTGGGGTGACCCGAATGCGCTTGGCTGCTTCCTTGCGCTGAGCTTAGGGGCTGCGTGGGTTCTCTGGGGACTGGAACTCGGCTCGGGGCGGTCAAGACTTCTCGCCCGAATCCTTGCAGCGGTCACAACAGCCACGGCGCTGCCGGCAATCTACCTGACGGGGTCGCGGGGAGCAGTCCTCGACGTTGCACTCCTTGCTTTTGCACTCGCGCTCGTAAGTTCCCGCCGCCTTTTGGGGCAAACACTGGTGGCCATTGTTGTTTGCGTGCTCGTTACTGGGAACACACTGTCCATGCATGCCCAGTCAGTTGAGCCAACGCCTCCCCCTCCGCGTTCGTGGTGGAACCGAAGCGACACTGTTCGTGAACGCCTAAACTACGCACACGTTGGGATTGCGTTGATCCGCTCGAATCCATTGGTTGGCGCGGGGCTAGGCGGTGTGGAACTTCACTATCCGCAACTAAAACCGGACGAAGCGCGAGAGAGCAAATATCTCCACAACTGGGTTCTGCAGATTGCGGCTGAGACGGGGCTGGTGGGGCTTGCGCTCTATGTGGCGTTTTGGGTGAGCTCTTTGCGTTTGGCTTGGTTGAGTCCGTGGCGAGCCACGCGCGAGGGTCGTGCGATGCTCGTCCTATGCGGAGTCTTCCTTTTCGATGGGCTCATTCAACTGTCTTTCAATCAGCGCGAACTTATGCACACATTCGGACTTTGCACAGGGCTGCTCTTAGGCGGTGCCGTCAAATCTCTGCACGACAGAGGGGCGCCGAAGGCTCCTCCGCCGCGTCGTGCGCTGACCGCCTTAGGGGGAGCGCTGGCCTTGGGCTTAGCGCTGGTCGTGATTCCCTCGATGTACGCGGGGATGCAGCGATTCGCCTCAGAAGGCGCGCTCGCGGAAAACGACTATCAATCGGCGGAAACTCACTTGCGCAGAGCCTTGCGGGCCACACCCGGCGACCCATGGCTGTGGGACTCGCTCGCTCATGTTTACGAGGTGCAGGGGCGCCTTGCGCTAGCGCGGGACGCCCTTCAGAGGGCATTGGACTTGCAGCCCCAGAGTGCTCGACTTCACGACCGCATGGCGCAGCTCTTCGAACGCGAAGGCAATCTTCCACTCGCTGAGGAGTATGTGCGTAAGGCGCTGAACCTATATCCGAGCAATGCGGAATATCATCGCCACCTGTCCCTGTTATTGGAGAAGCGCGGCGATTTGCAGGGTGCGCTAAAAGCGGCAGAACGCGCCGCGAAGCTGAACCACCTCACGCCAGAAGAGGATCAGAAGCGGGTGCAGCAGCTTCGGCAGCGGCTCGCGATTCCAACGCCAGAAAGGCACTGAGATGGGGATTTGGCATTCCTACGCCAAGATCAATTGGTACCTGCGAATTTTGGATCGCCGGCCGGACGGATACCACAATCTTGAGACCGTTTTTCAAGAAGTGGAGTTGGCCGATCGACTGGTGATAGAACCGATTGAGGAACCGCGATGCATCATCGAGGGGATGCCTTTCGATCTTCCCCTTGAAAAGAACCTGATCTATCGTGCGTGGGCCCGACTTCGGGAGGCTTTTCCGGAAAAAGTCGGCGGCATTCGCGTTGAGGTAGATAAACGAATCCCTGATGGCGGCGGGCTGGGAGGTGGCAGTTCAAACGCCGCAACAACCCTCTGCGCCGTAAATGACATCTTTTCGCTGGGTCTGTCTTCACAGACACTGGAACATATCGGAGCCGAGCTTGGAAGCGACGTGCCATTCTTTGTGCGTGGTGGGTGTGCGGTCGGCCGGGGTCGCGGCGAAATTCTCGAAGCTGTGGAACGTGTGCAGCCATTTGAAATAGGGCTTGTCTTTCCCTCTGTGCGGACTTCGACTGCCGAGGCGTACCGGCGGCTGGCGGAGCTCTCTCATCGGCCAACGCCGTCTCACCCTCTCGATGGCGTCCTCGAAGCACTCCGCGTGGGCGACGAAACCTTCCTGAGCAGCGCGGCGTTCAACGATTTCGATGCAGTGTATGGGAATGAAGACTGGTACCGCGATGGCGTTGCCCTCTTAAAGGAGCTGGGATTTGAACGATGCATACTTAGCGGGAGCGGTTCTACCCTCATTGGGATCAAAAATCCGCACTTATCCCTCAAAAAGACTCTTGAACCGCGGATTTTCGAGCGTCCGATACAAGAAAGAAAAGATGCGAAATGGCTCATTCTGCGCACAAGAGTGACTTTTCGCACGACATCGGAGCGCAAATAAACGAGGGGAAAGACACCATGGCTTCTCTGGAAATTACATCCGTCACGGTTCGTCCATACACCACTGATGACGAGAAGCTCAAGGCATTTGCTTCGATCGTCTTCAACCACTGCTTCGTGGTGAAGGACCTTAAGGTCATCGAAGGCAACAACGGTCGGTTTGTGGCCATGCCGAGCCGACGGGGTAAGGACGGCGTTTTCCGGGACATCGCCCATCCGTTGAATCAGGCCACGCGGGACATGATCGAGAAAGCGGTCTTGGACGCTTACGAACAGGCGCTTGCCAAGGGATTCAAAAACAGTGAGCGCACTTCCGACGGCCTCGACGGGTAAAGTCAGCTAATAGACACCCAACTTTCTCCCCGCGCGAAGTCACGGGGCAGGGGAAGGGCTCTACTGCTGCGCACTGAATCGCCCGAAACTTCAATGAGAGGGGCCGCGTGCTCTCTGCTTACTTAGTCTCGGCACAGAGCGAGGCACCTACCCCTCTCAGGGCGGCGACGCGATTTGTGGTCAGCGGAAGTAACGTGCGTCGGTGGATCGGTCGGGGTACGGCAGCAATTTCGGCGCCACTTCGATCCCGGAGGATCCAGCACCCCCTTCAATTTCCACGGGCAACACCCTGCGCCGAAGGGCCTGTTTGCTGCTCACCTCGAATCCCGAAGCGGCAAGCAGAGCACGGGAGCGCGCTATGATCCAATCTCGGCGCGCTTTGGCAATCGGCCTCCTTTCGAATGCCACCGCATCACACAGTTTGAAAGAGTACTGGGTGGCTGCTGCGTCGATGGCGATCCCTTCGTCGGTGATCTCACCGTTGCGTTTTTGGCCATCCACGAGGGCTGGATCCAATCCCAGCGCCTGCACAAGCTCGCCGTCGGAGGCGAGCATTTTTCGCGTCAGGACGATTGAGCCCTCATCCACCGTCGGCGGAAGCTTGTCGAGCTCACGCTGCGCCGTCGCCGTGATTTTGCAATCGGGGTAATCGCGGACCAAAGCCTCGAGCAATCGCTTTCGCTCCGCGAGATTTGCAGTCTGAGCAGCAAGTTCGAATTGGCGGCGAGCCTCATCCTCTCGAAGCTTTGCGAGCTTCTTTGGATCCTCCTCGCCGGCAAACTGCAGATACAGGCGAGTGCGTTGCAAATCACCGCTTCGGGCAGACAACTCAGCAACCACCTTTGCTATTTCTTGGGCACGCGGCGATGCAGGATAGCGACGCAAATAAGCAGCCCCTGCGTCAACAGCAGCGTCCACTGCTACCTGCGTGCGGAAACGCTCCGCGACACCACGCACCAGCATATCAGTGAAGAAGAGAGCCGGGACGTTGGCCATCGAGCCGACGTTCTGGACCGCAGCGGAACCCATCACGTAGGCGGTTTCGTCGGCAGTACGGCGTCCGGTCATGATGAATTTTTTACGCTCTTCGCGAATCTGCGCGATCGCTTCGTCGAAAGCAGCCCCCAGATTGTAGTCGGGATTCGCAAGCAATCCCTTTGCAAGATTTCCAACGGTTCCGTTCGGTGCAATCTCAGCAAGCTCCGCGAGAAGTGACAAGGCTTTCTCATGGTTCCCCCTACGCTCAAGAGAAGCGGCTTGGGCATACACAAGAGAAGCAGCAAGCTCAGGATCTGAGGGGCGATTGTCCGCGAGAGAGGTGTCCTTGCCTGAAACTAAGGCCCGACACGCCGCTTCAAGGATGGCTGCATCCGCAGAGGAAAGTTGCGATTCATGATCTGCGACCGAGACTGCTAATGCCCGTGCTTGCTCCAACTGTGCCTCGGCATCGCGCGCCTGATTCAGTAGCTTACCAGCTTCTTCGTTGGCGGGATCTAACCCAATCGCATTCTCCAAATGAAAGATTGCAGCCCGGTAATTCCCCTGATCGAGCGCAACCTGCCCGGCAGCAACCTCTTTCTTCACCCAGTCGGATTGAAGCTTCGCATTGAGCTGACGAAGCAGCTCTTCGACCTCTGGGCGCTCGGGCGCCTCCGGATACTTCGCGAGAAACTTCTTCGCGGTAAACACCATCATGCGCTCGCGCTCGGTAGTGGTCCGCGCCTTTTTCAGACTGTACGCGGCGTCGAGGAGCAATTGGGCGGCATCCTGTGGCTGAAAAAGTGCAAGTTTACTGAGGCTCGAAGAGGCGCGGTTGAAGACACGGCTAAACTTGTTGAACTGGTTCTCGCCCTTCAACTGATTGAGCTCGTAGTACTCGTCGTCGAGCAGCGAGAGTAAGATGCGTTGGCGCAACTCTTCATTGCGTATCTGCCGCGCAGCAGCTTCCTGTGCGGCCAGGAATTCTTCGCGCTCGGGAAGCGTGTTGTTGTACAAGTACAAAATCGCGTCGCTCAATCTGAGGTCCGCCGCTTTGCCCGCGGTATCCTCGGCGACACGGGCTTCGTCGTAAATGGAGAGCAATTGGCGACGATTCCTGCCAAAGTAGGCAGAAAGAGCCCGCCGCCCAAAATCGTCTGCTGCTCTCCCCTGAGAGTGCCGCGATTCAACTTGCGGTGGAGAGGACTCCTCTGTGGCTGGGTTGGTCTGTTGAAAGGAGCCCGACCCTTGCTTCTGGGCAGCCACAATGCTTGCCGCCCCCACAAGCACGACGAAGAGCACCCAAGCACCGCAATGTGCAGCCAACCGCATCTTCACACGCATAGCATAGCAATAACTGAGCCGTAGAATTCGAGAACGAAAGTGATCAAGCGGTCAAATGAAGCCCACGACGCACTGGTACTTGCGAGTCGGTGGCACAACGCAGCGTGATGCGAACAGGTTGCAGTGAGGAGTGAAGCGAATGTGGAGATTGAGTCCGATTTCCCTAGCGATCGCGTGGTTGGCAGTGCTGGGCGTTGCGTTTGAAGCAGCGGGAGCGCCGAAACAGGCAGCTGCGAAAACGCAAAGCGCTCCTCAGCCCACTGGGTCAAAATCGAATGTGCAAAGTTTGGGAGCAGTGCGCCCCAGCAATCTCGTACTACCGCAGTTTGCTGTGTCGGCTTTCGGTGGCAGCGAGGTCGTCGCTCAGGTCGTTCAGAACGATTTGCGGCTCGCTGATGTTGCTGCTCCACCGACAAATTCCTCGGCAGTTGCGGCCGCTCGGGAGCAGGATCGTGCAAGCGGTAGCGTGAACCTCGACGCGTGGGCGGCAGCCGGCGTAAACTATGTCCTTCGTGGGCAACTGAGTGGCAGT
Coding sequences within it:
- a CDS encoding Transcriptional regulator, ArsR family — its product is MGAIPRLTPAHAQRYRLRAAILKALAHPTRLYLADVLSKQEMCVCDLTDLVGLDISTVSKHLAVLRNAGLVADRRDGTQIFYRLVAPCVLRIFDCVEEAIREQIQQRMGVLHE
- a CDS encoding Transporter, which produces MSEVPVSNESTPLIPDQNEKTHSIGDTIRVLWEEAKDFEWKWLLGLLALFLGAFYLPVGVPRFDNAVSESLHLVKWYAREHVLLCLVPAFFIAGAISVFVSQASVMKYLGANAPKALAYGVASVSGTILAVCSCTVLPLFAGIYRMGAGLGPAIAFLYSGPAINVLAIVLTARILGLELGAVRTIGAVVLSILVGLLMHLIYRKEETQKAAVQAAMPEPEVLRRLWQNVVFMASMVGVLVFANWGDPKGTSGFFSQIYAVKWILTAVSAVVLAGALVLWFGAQPGWVLGGAAVTLLSALLFRYEPMVPFVVGTVALVLVCVTGTDELREWAVATWTFAKQIIPLLFAGVFVAGLLLGRPGHEGLIPNAWVSSAVGGNSLLANFFASIAGAFMYFATLTEVPILQGLLGSGMGKGPALALLLAGPALSLPSMLVLRAVMGLRKTVVYVVIVVLISTLAGVIYGSLG
- a CDS encoding redox-active disulfide protein 2 translates to MKRIQILGTGCPKCKKLAETAETAARELGIEFEIQKVTDINEILGFGVMATPALVVDGAVKVAGKVPTVEEVKKLLA
- a CDS encoding Cytochrome c biogenesis protein, translated to METGIWVSLLSALWFGILTSISPCPLATNIAAISYIAKEAHRPAAVLTRALLYAVGRLAAYVILAVIVVTGLLSVPPVARFLERNMNLIIGPLLILVALFLFDVIQFMVPSVGAGVALQNFVKKARWLGPLILGFVFALTFCPVSAGLFFGSLIPLAVQSESRLLVPGIYGVGTALPVAGFAVILSLGVATVASAFQTITKVEFWARRITGAIFVLAGIYLIIRNWPLYVQLFTR
- a CDS encoding Twitching motility protein PilT, translated to MATDDTQAQFEKLSDEHYARFTTLIRAAVAEGASDVHLRAGERPRVRIDGELYEVEGPIVTEESLRSFLYALLGPDQIERFERTHELDFAHTFPGVTRSRFNLYVQQGKLCASTRLIPEVVPTMEQIQLPPVVYNFVNLPAGLVLVTGPTGSGKSTTLAAMIDYINTHRRTHILTIEDPIEYVFQQKRSMVSQREMSLDTLSYHHALRHAFRQDPDVVMIGEMRDLETMQAAITLAETGHLTFSTLHTTEAATTINRIIDSFPPHQQAQVRAQLAVSLQGIISQKLVPLKDRRGRIAAREILVCNRAVRNLLREGKVPQIFSAIQTGVEDGMITMNASLGELYRQGLISYETALKNSPDRREFVQKYGNG
- a CDS encoding Protein-tyrosine phosphatase-related protein, giving the protein MLSNFSYLIEGVLAGCAHPASFGQTHESLCELHANGIRAIVSLDEEGLPLHLLAEYGFQYLHLPMPDFGVPTLEQACNFVRFVRRQRAQGNPVVVHCRAGFGRTGTMLAVFLVSEGVSPEDAIRRVRQLRPGSIETSEQEAFIHQFASHLPTLDLGDTTSTQQE
- a CDS encoding 4-diphosphocytidyl-2-C-methyl-D-erythritol kinase; protein product: MGIWHSYAKINWYLRILDRRPDGYHNLETVFQEVELADRLVIEPIEEPRCIIEGMPFDLPLEKNLIYRAWARLREAFPEKVGGIRVEVDKRIPDGGGLGGGSSNAATTLCAVNDIFSLGLSSQTLEHIGAELGSDVPFFVRGGCAVGRGRGEILEAVERVQPFEIGLVFPSVRTSTAEAYRRLAELSHRPTPSHPLDGVLEALRVGDETFLSSAAFNDFDAVYGNEDWYRDGVALLKELGFERCILSGSGSTLIGIKNPHLSLKKTLEPRIFERPIQERKDAKWLILRTRVTFRTTSERK